GTCAATGGGCATTACGCCATAGCTGGTACCCAGGTTTCCCATACTGGCGTGAGCATTGAAAGAAAGGCCGGCAGTTGTTGTGACAATGGCCACGGACAGTGCCCGCAGGGCAAAGCGGTGAGAACCTATCATGTGTAAAGCTCCTGTTATTTTTGTCATTCAGGTGTTCATGAGCCGGCAATTATCCTGGCCGTTTTTTCGTATTTACACCTCTATACTGGATATTAGCCCGCTTGTCTTTTTGGGACGTTGGCCCGGATGACGCAAATTTGCGTCGAATTGAACACAGAATTTCCCACTTACATGGTTAGACAAAAGCAGGGAGCTGTGTAGATCAATTCGGGTCAGGTTTGTTGGGGATTTGTGAGTAAATGTTTCTATGTGGTCTGCGCTCGACATCAGCACGCATGAACGCTCGGTACTGACGCTATGGCCTGGGAAGGGTGGGCGAGTACTGAAAAAGAAAAGGCCGGCGAGTGCCGGCCTTGCGTTTTACTGTTGAGTAGATGGCGATATGTAGTTCAGGTAAAGCTGCTGTTCGGGTATTGTCAGCGCCAGCGAGGTGCGGGGGCCTAAGCCGAGGATGTTGCCCAAACCGCCCAGGGTGTTCCCGTCAATCACGATATTCGGCAGGTCAACAGTTGCGGTGTTTCTCTGCACAATCTGCATGCGCCCATCGTCCAGAAAGGTGACGGGCCCCGAGAGCTTGAGGTTGTTAATCGGAAAGCTCCGCATGTTGTGGTCGAGTTCCGTCAGGGGGATTTCCGGCTTCAGGTAAGGCGCATCCATATAGAGGTCCAGCTCGGTTTCGAACGTAAGCACTCCCTCAGCATTGGTAAGCAGATAGCCACTGATCAACTCGTTCCGTTGTTCCCCTTCATAACGCATGCGCATCAGCATCGGGCCGGTCTTTATGCTGTGATGTTTGCCGACGAGCCAGGCCACCAGATCGGAAATGCTCACATTCACATCAAGTTCTGAGGTGTAGAGCACTGAGGGGTAAAGCTTCACCGGTACTCTTCCCTGATCATCCGGTTGGCCGATGACGGCAACGTCCAACATCGCGGTCATGTAAATGAACTTCTCTTGTTCACAAGTCTGACCGACACGGCATCCGATATTCGCATTGTCGACCAGCGTGCTGTCCACACTTCCGGGCTTGTATCGAACCTGCCCCGAGTTCTCGATAGCGGCGTAGGTGCCAGACTCGCTTGGCTGAACCTTCTGTTCAGGATTGGTGATCTGAAAATCACTATTGATATCGGCCGTTGGGAGGTTCCGCAGAGGGGTCAGAACGCCCGGATTCTCTGGGCCGCCCACGAAGTAATTCTCCATAGCCGGGCCGCCGAAGGTCCGAACCGGGGTGCGAATGGATTGGCTCAGTACCTGGGTCTGGAGTGGAAGATTGGCGACCGATCGGATGCCATCTTGACCAGACTCGAGGCGATACCGGTAGTGTGTGCCGGATTGCCAGCCGTCATTTGGAATTATTTTGAGTTCCTGTGGGCTGGTCTCAACGACAAAGTCAGTGAAAGCTTGCCAAGTGCCGTCTTTGAACTCGTCCATTCGCACCGTATCGTCAGCGATGATCGAGTCGCTCTTCATGATCTGCGAGAAACGCACGATGATCGGTTGCTGGCCAGGATGCGTGTGAATTGGCAGCAAATCATCTGTGCTTTTGCCGCCAGCACACCGGCCCTGGTTGCCGGCCTCCGGATTCGCCGGAACGTTAACCTTGGCGCATGGGTAACCGGGCAACGAGGTTAAAACCACGGGTGATTGGTTGCTCGGGTTGTCCTGATTGGTACGCGGACGAGTAAACATCTTTTCAGTGGGCGTCAGGGCGTTGCCCGCAATATCGGTGATGCTGCCGGAAAGTGACAACCGGTACTCCCTGCCTCCCTCAAGAGGAGAATGCGGTGCCACTGACAGTGCCGATCCGTTGAGTGTCAGCGAAGCCGGCGTTGGCTCGTTCGGATTGTCCACCGAATACAGAGTAACGGAGCTGCTTGTTACCGTGCTCGGGAGCAAAGGCTCAGAAAAGAACACCGTAAGAGGGTCGCCCGGAAGCAGTTTGTCCACGTCGGCAGCCGCAGGTGACCAACTCTTAACAAACGGAGCCTCCTGGTCCGCGAACTGTTCCTGTGTTGGAGCATCTGCCTCAAAGCGGAAGCCCTCCAGCCGGAACGAGATCAACCCTGAGGCCTTGTCCACTCCCATGACGTCGGGTTCGATAACGCCGACCGCTTCAATGGTCAAAGTGCCGTTTTCCACGATGGCGGTGCCCACCAGTTGAACGTGCAGCATTTGTTGGGCGAATGCGGCGTTGGCAGTCGGGTTTTCCGTGTTCAGGGCCATATCGATGAACAGTTCGACAAGCCGGGGAGCATCCTCTGCGTTGGTGTAGGGATTTGGCATCAGGAACCCGTTTGCGTCCGAAATAAAGCGAACGCTCACGGCATCGGACTCAAAGCCGGCAGGAACAGCGCCGGCAACGTTGACCTCCACGCTTGAGCCCGTCATCAGTGAGCCCCGGCTTATCGCCAGGGGCACACTCTTGCCTTCCCTTTCGAACTTTGGAATGTAGCCCAGCTCAGCAAATACCACGCCGCTGGCAGTGGTAGGATTCTCCTCCCCCAGGAGTTGCGATTGCAGGTTCACGGTATTGAATTCTGCTCCGGAAAGGGCAACTTCTCCGGGATTGGTGGCCGCTTTCTGGGCGGCAAACTGACGTTCGCCGTTCGGCGAACGAGTGTCCAGCGGCTGGAATGTCCAGGGGGCTTCTGCCGGCACGGTCAGTTTGGCGCCAAGTATTTCACTTTCAATGCCGTCG
The window above is part of the Marinobacter sp. THAF197a genome. Proteins encoded here:
- a CDS encoding Ig-like domain-containing protein; amino-acid sequence: MKKTILALSVAGLGLVGCGGDNQTVNQPAAAPELYFAYPADTPVMANGQQLFTSTVPVSAPIFLRFTDRITTPEDELANTLSLKDSQGNAVPLGAATLTAGDKGLAVRPLEPLSPRQVYTLTADGLEVAGQAVTLTSDGIVFKTEPAVKGPLLSQAEDIDFRIARFIPLDDHRYPATDLSVLRVQFTEPVKASTLIYGDTFSLRDSSGELVPAEVYLRGHRLTIDPDDYLDPSQTYSIEVTDGIESEILGAKLTVPAEAPWTFQPLDTRSPNGERQFAAQKAATNPGEVALSGAEFNTVNLQSQLLGEENPTTASGVVFAELGYIPKFEREGKSVPLAISRGSLMTGSSVEVNVAGAVPAGFESDAVSVRFISDANGFLMPNPYTNAEDAPRLVELFIDMALNTENPTANAAFAQQMLHVQLVGTAIVENGTLTIEAVGVIEPDVMGVDKASGLISFRLEGFRFEADAPTQEQFADQEAPFVKSWSPAAADVDKLLPGDPLTVFFSEPLLPSTVTSSSVTLYSVDNPNEPTPASLTLNGSALSVAPHSPLEGGREYRLSLSGSITDIAGNALTPTEKMFTRPRTNQDNPSNQSPVVLTSLPGYPCAKVNVPANPEAGNQGRCAGGKSTDDLLPIHTHPGQQPIIVRFSQIMKSDSIIADDTVRMDEFKDGTWQAFTDFVVETSPQELKIIPNDGWQSGTHYRYRLESGQDGIRSVANLPLQTQVLSQSIRTPVRTFGGPAMENYFVGGPENPGVLTPLRNLPTADINSDFQITNPEQKVQPSESGTYAAIENSGQVRYKPGSVDSTLVDNANIGCRVGQTCEQEKFIYMTAMLDVAVIGQPDDQGRVPVKLYPSVLYTSELDVNVSISDLVAWLVGKHHSIKTGPMLMRMRYEGEQRNELISGYLLTNAEGVLTFETELDLYMDAPYLKPEIPLTELDHNMRSFPINNLKLSGPVTFLDDGRMQIVQRNTATVDLPNIVIDGNTLGGLGNILGLGPRTSLALTIPEQQLYLNYISPSTQQ